One segment of Sinorhizobium sp. BG8 DNA contains the following:
- a CDS encoding methionine ABC transporter ATP-binding protein yields MSKIQSATHTGQEGAKSAVAFENVSKQFGTAGASGAFVALDGVDFVVPKGSITGIIGRSGAGKSTLIRLVNGLERPSGGKVIVDGVDVAGLDETGLRGLRRSVGMIFQHFNVLSSRTVFDNVALPLEIAGVDKQAIEARVRPLLDLVGLADKHARYPSELSGGQKQRIGIARALATEPKLLLSDEATSALDPETTQSILELLKTINADLGLTVLLITHEMEVVKAVTSKVAVIDRGRIVEEGRTFDVFTQPQHETTRALLSGLPGSKLPDALARNLKAAPGATDRAVVRLTFFGATAERPLVSQLIKTVGTEVNIIAGTIDEIGGEPYGSLVVAYAATPETTERARNFFNENGLVTEVLGYVA; encoded by the coding sequence ATGAGCAAAATCCAATCAGCCACCCACACCGGGCAGGAAGGCGCAAAGTCCGCAGTCGCCTTTGAAAACGTGTCCAAGCAGTTTGGCACGGCCGGCGCCAGCGGCGCCTTCGTCGCCCTCGATGGCGTCGACTTTGTCGTGCCCAAGGGCTCGATCACCGGCATCATCGGGCGCTCGGGTGCCGGGAAATCGACCCTGATCCGGCTCGTGAACGGACTGGAGCGGCCTTCCGGCGGCAAGGTGATCGTCGACGGTGTCGATGTCGCCGGGCTGGACGAAACCGGCCTGCGCGGCCTTCGCCGTTCGGTCGGGATGATCTTCCAGCACTTCAACGTGCTTTCGTCCCGCACCGTCTTCGACAATGTCGCGCTTCCGCTCGAAATCGCCGGCGTCGACAAGCAGGCAATCGAGGCGCGCGTGCGCCCGCTGCTCGATCTGGTCGGGCTCGCCGACAAGCATGCGCGCTACCCCTCGGAACTCTCCGGCGGGCAGAAGCAGCGCATCGGCATCGCCCGCGCGCTCGCCACCGAACCGAAGCTGCTGCTTTCCGACGAGGCGACCTCGGCGCTCGATCCGGAAACGACCCAGTCGATCCTCGAACTGCTGAAGACGATCAACGCCGATCTGGGGCTGACCGTCCTGCTCATCACCCATGAAATGGAAGTGGTGAAGGCCGTGACCTCGAAGGTTGCAGTCATCGACCGCGGGCGGATCGTCGAAGAGGGGCGGACCTTCGACGTGTTCACGCAGCCGCAGCACGAGACCACGCGGGCTCTCTTGTCCGGCCTTCCGGGCTCGAAGCTTCCCGATGCGCTTGCCAGAAATCTCAAGGCGGCGCCGGGAGCGACGGACAGGGCTGTGGTGCGGCTCACCTTCTTCGGCGCCACGGCGGAACGTCCGCTTGTGTCCCAGCTGATCAAGACGGTCGGAACCGAGGTGAACATCATCGCCGGAACGATCGACGAGATCGGCGGCGAACCCTACGGCTCGCTGGTGGTCGCCTATGCCGCAACGCCCGAGACGACGGAGCGTGCGCGAAACTTCTTCAACGAAAACGGCCTTGTAACGGAGGTTCTCGGCTATGTCGCCTGA
- a CDS encoding GH1 family beta-glucosidase, with the protein MTDPKMLAARFPGDFVFGVATAAFQIEGASKADGRKPSIWDAFCNMPGRVYGRHNGDVACDHYNRLEEDLDLIQSLGVEAYRFSIAWPRIIPEGTGPINEKGLDFYDRLVDGLKARNIKAFATLYHWDLPLMLAGDGGWTARQTAYAFQRYAKTTIARIGDRLDAVATFNEPWCSVWLSHLYGIHAPGERNMDAALNALHFTNLAHGLGVSAVRSERPDLPVGIVLNAHQIYPGSDTAADVAAAQRAFDFNNGVFFGPIFKGEYPESFMTALGGRMPAIEPGDMETIAQPLDWWGLNYYTPMRVHDDPAPGAEFPATLPAAPVADIKTDIGWEVYAPALGDLVRKLNADYHLPECYITENGACYNMSVEEGVVDDQPRLDYIAEHLSVTADLISEGYPMRGYFAWSLMDNFEWAEGYKMRFGIVHVDYETQVRTVKKSGEWYARLAGEFPAGNHASSAKG; encoded by the coding sequence ATGACAGATCCCAAGATGCTCGCTGCCCGTTTCCCGGGCGATTTTGTTTTCGGCGTCGCCACGGCGGCCTTCCAGATCGAGGGGGCTTCGAAAGCCGACGGCAGGAAGCCTTCGATATGGGATGCGTTCTGCAACATGCCGGGTCGGGTCTATGGCCGGCACAACGGTGATGTCGCCTGCGATCACTATAACCGGCTCGAGGAGGATCTCGACCTGATCCAGTCGCTGGGGGTCGAGGCCTATCGGTTCTCCATCGCCTGGCCGCGCATCATCCCTGAGGGAACAGGGCCGATCAACGAGAAGGGGCTCGATTTCTACGATCGCCTCGTCGACGGCCTGAAGGCCCGAAACATCAAGGCCTTCGCGACGCTCTACCATTGGGACCTGCCACTGATGCTGGCGGGCGACGGCGGCTGGACCGCGCGCCAGACGGCCTACGCCTTCCAGCGCTACGCGAAGACCACGATCGCCCGGATCGGCGACCGTCTTGATGCGGTAGCGACCTTCAACGAGCCGTGGTGCTCCGTCTGGCTCAGCCATCTCTACGGCATCCACGCGCCCGGCGAGCGAAACATGGACGCGGCGCTCAATGCCCTGCATTTCACCAATCTCGCCCATGGCCTTGGCGTGTCCGCTGTCCGCTCGGAGCGGCCGGACCTGCCGGTCGGCATCGTGCTCAATGCCCATCAGATCTATCCGGGCAGCGACACGGCCGCGGATGTCGCAGCCGCGCAGCGCGCCTTCGATTTCAACAACGGCGTGTTTTTCGGCCCGATCTTCAAGGGAGAGTATCCCGAAAGCTTCATGACCGCACTTGGCGGGCGCATGCCGGCAATCGAGCCGGGCGACATGGAAACGATCGCGCAGCCGCTCGACTGGTGGGGCCTCAACTACTACACGCCGATGCGCGTCCACGATGACCCCGCGCCCGGCGCGGAGTTCCCGGCCACGCTTCCGGCGGCGCCCGTCGCGGACATCAAGACCGATATCGGCTGGGAGGTCTATGCGCCTGCGCTCGGCGATCTCGTGCGCAAGCTCAACGCCGACTACCACCTGCCGGAATGCTACATCACCGAGAACGGTGCCTGCTACAACATGAGCGTGGAGGAGGGCGTGGTCGACGACCAGCCGCGCCTCGACTACATCGCCGAGCACCTCTCCGTCACCGCCGATCTCATTTCCGAGGGCTATCCGATGCGCGGCTACTTCGCGTGGAGCCTGATGGACAACTTCGAATGGGCGGAAGGCTACAAGATGCGCTTCGGCATCGTCCATGTGGACTACGAGACGCAGGTTCGCACCGTCAAGAAAAGCGGTGAGTGGTACGCCCGCCTCGCCGGCGAGTTTCCGGCGGGCAATCACGCGTCGTCCGCGAAAGGGTAG
- a CDS encoding Gfo/Idh/MocA family oxidoreductase → MAIEGSTTEAREPRIRLGMVGGGSGAFIGGVHRIAARLDDQFELVAGALSSTPEKAVASGRELGLDPARSYPGFKEMAIREAKLKNGIEAVAIVTPNHVHYEAAKEFLKRGIHVICDKPLTSTLADARKLKKLADESDALFVLTHNYTGYPMVRHAREMVQNGEIGTVRLVQMEYPQDWLTENIEQSGQKQASWRTDPSKSGAGGSTGDIGTHAYNLGAFVSGLELEELAADLDSFVPGRRLDDNAHVLMRFAEKDGVRAKGMLWCSQVAPGHENGLKVRVYGTKGGLEWVQADPNYLWYTPFGEPKRLITRAGAGANAAAARVTRIPSGHPEGYLEGFANIYAEAARAIIAKRKGVAVDPDVIYPTVDDGLKGMLFVDACVRSSQRNGAWVKV, encoded by the coding sequence ATGGCAATCGAAGGAAGCACTACCGAGGCGCGCGAGCCGCGGATCAGGCTCGGCATGGTGGGCGGCGGCTCCGGCGCCTTCATCGGTGGCGTGCACCGCATCGCCGCGCGTCTGGACGACCAGTTCGAACTGGTGGCGGGCGCCCTGTCCTCTACACCGGAAAAGGCCGTGGCCTCTGGCCGTGAACTGGGGCTCGACCCCGCACGCAGCTATCCGGGTTTCAAGGAAATGGCCATCCGCGAGGCGAAGCTGAAGAACGGCATCGAGGCGGTGGCGATCGTGACGCCGAACCATGTGCACTACGAGGCGGCCAAGGAGTTCCTGAAGCGCGGGATCCATGTGATCTGCGACAAGCCGCTGACCTCGACCCTTGCGGACGCGCGCAAGCTGAAGAAGCTTGCGGATGAGAGCGACGCGCTCTTCGTGCTCACCCACAACTACACCGGCTACCCGATGGTTCGCCATGCGCGCGAGATGGTGCAGAACGGCGAGATCGGTACGGTGCGCCTCGTGCAGATGGAGTATCCGCAGGACTGGCTGACCGAAAACATCGAACAGTCGGGCCAGAAGCAGGCATCATGGCGTACCGATCCGTCGAAATCCGGTGCGGGCGGCTCGACCGGCGACATCGGTACGCACGCCTACAATCTCGGCGCCTTCGTATCCGGGCTGGAACTGGAGGAGCTTGCCGCGGACCTCGACAGCTTCGTTCCGGGCCGTCGTCTCGACGACAATGCCCACGTGCTGATGCGCTTTGCGGAGAAGGACGGTGTTCGCGCCAAGGGCATGCTGTGGTGCAGCCAGGTGGCGCCGGGCCACGAGAACGGCCTCAAGGTGCGCGTCTACGGCACAAAGGGCGGGCTCGAATGGGTTCAGGCCGACCCGAACTATCTCTGGTACACGCCCTTTGGCGAGCCGAAGCGGCTGATCACCCGTGCAGGTGCCGGCGCCAATGCCGCCGCAGCCCGCGTCACCCGTATCCCTTCCGGGCACCCCGAGGGCTATCTCGAAGGCTTCGCCAATATCTATGCCGAGGCGGCGCGCGCGATCATCGCAAAACGCAAGGGCGTGGCGGTCGATCCTGACGTCATCTATCCGACCGTCGACGACGGTCTGAAGGGCATGCTCTTCGTCGATGCCTGCGTCCGTTCCTCGCAGCGGAACGGCGCTTGGGTGAAAGTCTGA
- a CDS encoding sugar phosphate isomerase/epimerase: MKTIKGPALFLAQFAGDAAPFNSWDSITKWAADCGYKGVQVPSWDGRLIDLAKAAQSKTYCDEFAGKARENGVEVTELSTHLQGQLVAVHPAYDEAFDGFAAPKVRGNPKARQEWAVEQVKLALTASKNLGLNAMASFSGALAWPFVYPWPQRPAGLVETAFDELAKRWKPLLDHADACGVDVCYEIHPGEDLHDGITYEMFLERTGNHARACMLYDPSHYVLQCLDYLDNIDIYKDRIRMFHVKDAEFNPTGRQGVYGGFQGWVNRAGRFRSLGDGQVDFGAIFSKMAANDFAGWAVVEWECALKHPEDGAREGAEFVRHHIIRVTEKAFDDFADAGTDDAANRRMLGL, translated from the coding sequence ATGAAGACCATCAAGGGCCCGGCCCTGTTTCTGGCACAGTTCGCAGGCGATGCGGCACCGTTCAATTCGTGGGATTCGATCACCAAGTGGGCCGCGGATTGCGGCTACAAGGGCGTGCAGGTTCCGAGCTGGGACGGGCGCCTGATCGATCTCGCAAAGGCGGCGCAATCGAAGACCTATTGCGACGAGTTCGCGGGCAAGGCGCGCGAGAACGGCGTCGAGGTCACCGAGCTTTCGACACACCTCCAGGGCCAGCTCGTCGCCGTGCACCCGGCCTATGACGAAGCCTTTGACGGGTTCGCCGCACCTAAAGTCCGCGGCAATCCGAAAGCCCGGCAGGAATGGGCCGTCGAGCAGGTGAAACTTGCGCTGACAGCGTCGAAGAACCTCGGGCTCAACGCCATGGCAAGCTTTTCCGGTGCGCTCGCGTGGCCCTTCGTCTATCCTTGGCCGCAGCGTCCCGCGGGTCTCGTCGAGACAGCCTTCGACGAACTGGCCAAGCGCTGGAAGCCACTCCTCGACCACGCGGACGCCTGCGGTGTCGACGTCTGCTACGAAATCCATCCCGGCGAGGACCTGCACGACGGCATCACCTACGAGATGTTCCTGGAGCGCACAGGCAACCATGCCCGCGCCTGCATGCTCTACGACCCCTCGCACTACGTTCTCCAGTGCCTCGACTATCTGGACAACATCGACATCTACAAGGACCGCATCCGGATGTTCCACGTCAAGGACGCGGAGTTCAACCCGACGGGGCGCCAGGGCGTCTATGGCGGCTTCCAGGGCTGGGTCAACCGGGCCGGACGCTTCCGTTCGCTTGGCGACGGGCAGGTCGATTTCGGTGCAATCTTCTCCAAGATGGCCGCCAACGACTTTGCAGGCTGGGCGGTCGTCGAATGGGAGTGTGCGCTCAAGCATCCCGAGGACGGCGCACGCGAAGGCGCGGAGTTCGTCCGCCACCATATCATTCGCGTAACGGAGAAGGCCTTCGACGACTTCGCCGACGCGGGCACGGACGACGCTGCCAACCGGCGCATGCTGGGACTTTGA
- the xylA gene encoding xylose isomerase produces MSTGFFGDIGKIKYEGAESTNPLAFRHYNPDEIVLGKRMEDHLRFAVAYWHTFVWPGGDPFGGQTFQRPWFEDSMKAAKLKADVAFEFFQLLGVPFYCFHDADVRPEGKDFVENTKNLNEIVDHFAKKQADTGVKLLWGTANLFSNRRYMSGAATNPDPDVFAFAAATVKTCIDATQRLGGDNYVLWGGREGYETLLNTNLGQELDQLGRFVNLVVEYKHKIGFKGAILIEPKPQEPTKHQYDYDVATVYGFLKKYGLENEVKVNIEQGHAILAGHSFEHELALANALGIFGSIDMNRNDYQSGWDTDQFPNNVPEMALAYYQVLAGGGFTTGGTNFDAKLRRQSLDPEDLLIGHIGGMDCCARGLKAAAKMIEEKALSKPLADRYAGWNVPEAKKMLDGGFTLEEIEAWVLKSGLNPQPRSGKQELLENVVNRYV; encoded by the coding sequence ATGAGCACCGGTTTCTTTGGTGACATCGGCAAGATCAAGTACGAAGGGGCGGAGAGCACCAATCCGCTCGCCTTCCGCCACTACAACCCCGACGAGATCGTGCTCGGCAAGCGCATGGAGGATCACCTCCGCTTCGCCGTCGCCTACTGGCACACCTTCGTCTGGCCGGGCGGCGACCCCTTCGGCGGCCAGACCTTCCAGCGCCCGTGGTTCGAGGACTCGATGAAGGCGGCCAAGCTCAAGGCCGACGTCGCATTCGAGTTCTTTCAGCTCCTCGGCGTGCCGTTCTACTGCTTCCATGACGCCGATGTGCGCCCGGAAGGCAAGGACTTCGTCGAGAACACGAAGAATCTCAACGAGATCGTCGACCACTTTGCGAAGAAGCAGGCTGACACGGGCGTGAAGCTCCTCTGGGGCACGGCCAACCTCTTCTCCAACCGACGCTACATGTCGGGTGCGGCGACGAACCCGGATCCCGATGTCTTCGCCTTCGCCGCCGCGACGGTAAAGACCTGCATCGACGCGACCCAGCGGCTCGGCGGCGACAACTACGTGCTGTGGGGTGGCCGCGAAGGCTACGAGACCCTGCTCAACACCAACCTGGGCCAGGAACTCGACCAGCTCGGCCGCTTCGTCAATCTCGTCGTCGAGTACAAGCACAAGATCGGCTTCAAGGGCGCCATCCTCATCGAACCGAAGCCGCAGGAGCCGACGAAGCATCAATACGACTACGACGTCGCAACCGTGTACGGCTTCCTCAAGAAGTACGGGCTGGAGAACGAGGTCAAGGTCAACATCGAGCAGGGCCACGCCATCCTCGCCGGCCACTCCTTCGAGCACGAACTGGCGCTCGCCAACGCGCTCGGCATCTTCGGCTCGATCGACATGAACCGCAACGACTACCAGTCCGGCTGGGATACCGACCAGTTCCCGAACAACGTTCCGGAAATGGCGCTTGCCTACTACCAGGTTCTCGCAGGCGGCGGTTTCACGACGGGCGGCACCAATTTCGATGCCAAGCTCCGCCGCCAGTCGCTCGATCCGGAGGACCTGCTGATCGGTCATATTGGCGGCATGGATTGCTGCGCGCGCGGCCTGAAGGCTGCTGCGAAGATGATCGAGGAGAAGGCACTGTCCAAGCCGCTTGCCGATCGCTACGCCGGCTGGAACGTGCCGGAAGCCAAGAAGATGCTCGACGGCGGATTTACGCTGGAGGAAATCGAGGCCTGGGTGCTGAAGTCCGGGCTCAACCCGCAGCCGCGCTCCGGCAAGCAGGAGCTTCTGGAAAACGTGGTCAACCGCTACGTCTGA
- the xylB gene encoding xylulokinase → MYLGLDLGTSGVKAMLIDGDQRVIGSANGGLDVSRPHPGWSEQDPSHWIRATEEAVEGLRAKHPSELSAVRGIGLSGQMHGATLLDADDKVLRPCILWNDTRSHAEAAALDADPRFRAITGNIVFPGFTAPKLAWVKNNEPDIFAKVRWVLLPKDYLRLWLTGEHMSEMSDSAGTSWLDTGKRAWSSDLLAATDLEERQMPALVEGTDPAGRLRAELAAKWGISGDAVVAGGAGDNAASACGMGTVSEGAAFVSLGTSGVLFAANASYLPNPASAVHAFCHALPNTWHQMGVILSATDALNWYSRLTGASASDLTGELGDNLKAPGAVTFLPYLSGERTPHNDAAVRGAFFGLGHESDRVALTQAVLEGVSFAIRDSLEALKSAGTSLSRVTAIGGGSRSRYWLQSIATTLGLPVDLPADGDFGAAFGAARLGLIAATGADPVSVCTPPSTAATIEPKPALNAAYEDAYQRYRRLYPAVRAAY, encoded by the coding sequence ATGTATCTGGGTCTCGATCTCGGAACCTCCGGCGTCAAGGCGATGCTGATAGACGGCGACCAGCGGGTCATCGGCTCCGCCAACGGCGGTCTTGACGTGTCCCGCCCGCATCCGGGTTGGTCGGAACAGGATCCGTCGCACTGGATCCGCGCGACCGAGGAGGCCGTCGAAGGTCTCAGGGCCAAGCATCCGAGCGAGCTTTCGGCGGTTCGCGGCATCGGCCTTTCCGGCCAGATGCACGGAGCGACCCTGCTCGATGCCGATGACAAGGTGCTGCGTCCCTGCATCCTGTGGAACGATACCCGCAGCCACGCGGAGGCGGCCGCACTCGATGCCGATCCCCGTTTCCGCGCGATTACCGGCAACATCGTCTTCCCCGGCTTCACGGCGCCGAAGCTCGCCTGGGTCAAGAACAACGAGCCGGACATCTTCGCGAAGGTCCGGTGGGTTCTCCTGCCCAAGGACTACCTCCGCCTGTGGCTCACCGGGGAGCACATGTCCGAAATGTCGGATTCCGCCGGCACCTCGTGGCTCGACACCGGCAAGCGCGCTTGGTCGTCCGATCTTCTGGCGGCAACCGATCTGGAGGAACGGCAGATGCCGGCGCTGGTCGAGGGCACCGATCCGGCCGGTCGCCTGCGCGCCGAACTCGCGGCGAAGTGGGGTATTTCCGGCGACGCCGTCGTGGCCGGCGGCGCCGGCGACAACGCCGCATCCGCCTGCGGCATGGGCACCGTCAGCGAAGGCGCCGCCTTCGTTTCTCTCGGCACCTCCGGCGTGCTTTTTGCCGCAAACGCCTCCTATCTTCCCAATCCGGCCAGCGCCGTCCACGCCTTCTGCCATGCGCTGCCCAACACCTGGCACCAGATGGGGGTCATCCTTTCGGCGACCGACGCCCTCAACTGGTACTCGCGGCTCACCGGCGCCAGCGCGTCGGACCTGACCGGCGAACTCGGCGATAACCTGAAGGCGCCCGGCGCCGTCACGTTCCTGCCTTACCTTTCCGGAGAGCGCACGCCCCACAACGATGCGGCGGTGCGTGGCGCCTTCTTTGGCCTCGGCCACGAGAGCGACCGGGTGGCGCTGACCCAGGCGGTGCTCGAGGGCGTATCGTTCGCGATCCGCGACAGCCTGGAAGCGCTGAAGTCCGCCGGCACCAGCCTTTCGCGCGTCACTGCGATCGGCGGCGGCTCGCGCTCCCGCTACTGGCTGCAGTCGATTGCCACGACTCTCGGCCTGCCGGTCGACCTTCCCGCGGACGGCGATTTCGGCGCGGCCTTCGGGGCCGCCCGCCTTGGACTGATCGCGGCAACGGGCGCCGATCCCGTGTCGGTCTGCACACCGCCGAGCACTGCGGCGACCATCGAACCGAAGCCGGCACTCAACGCCGCCTACGAGGACGCCTACCAGCGATACCGCCGGCTCTATCCGGCTGTCCGCGCTGCCTACTGA
- a CDS encoding LacI family DNA-binding transcriptional regulator: MRPTVHDIAAEAGVSLATVDRVLNGRPGVRGVTRARVEKAIETLGYVRDVAAANLAKGRVYPLVFILPASDNSFMHGLRAEIGQAIARSAAERTAIRTVEVPAFDPAALVSVLEGLRGEAPAGIALVATDAPDVRASVDALVKDGVPVVTLVSDLTASLRHHYAGVDNIAAGRTAASLLGRFLGGIRGRVAVLAGSMLVRDHRERLEGFAAVMAEDFSGLSVLPVLEARDDPETAHRLIADVLSTDEQIVGIYSLGAGNRGLIRALKEQGAGRDLTVVAHELTAHTRAALLDGTIDAILNQDAGHEVRSAIRVLKAKADGLPVIAAQERIRLDIFLKDNLP, translated from the coding sequence ATGCGCCCGACTGTTCATGACATCGCTGCCGAAGCGGGCGTCAGCCTGGCCACGGTGGACCGCGTGCTCAACGGCCGCCCGGGTGTTCGCGGGGTCACGCGGGCAAGGGTGGAGAAGGCCATCGAGACGCTGGGCTATGTGCGCGACGTCGCCGCCGCCAATCTCGCCAAGGGCCGCGTCTATCCGCTCGTCTTCATCCTGCCGGCCAGCGACAACTCGTTCATGCACGGGCTTCGCGCCGAGATCGGGCAGGCGATCGCCCGGTCGGCCGCAGAGCGCACCGCCATCCGCACGGTCGAGGTGCCGGCGTTCGATCCGGCCGCACTCGTCTCGGTTCTCGAAGGACTCCGCGGGGAGGCCCCCGCCGGCATCGCTCTCGTCGCGACCGACGCGCCTGATGTCCGGGCCTCGGTGGATGCGCTCGTCAAGGACGGCGTGCCGGTCGTGACGCTGGTCTCCGACCTTACCGCTTCGCTTCGACATCACTACGCTGGCGTCGACAACATCGCAGCCGGCCGCACGGCCGCTAGCCTTCTCGGCAGGTTTCTTGGCGGTATCCGGGGCAGGGTGGCGGTACTCGCCGGCTCCATGCTGGTGCGCGACCACCGCGAACGCCTCGAGGGCTTTGCAGCCGTCATGGCGGAGGACTTTTCCGGCCTTTCGGTTCTGCCGGTCCTCGAAGCCCGCGACGATCCGGAGACCGCGCACAGGCTGATTGCCGATGTACTTTCGACGGACGAACAGATTGTCGGGATCTACAGTCTGGGCGCGGGCAACCGCGGCCTGATCCGTGCCCTCAAGGAACAGGGGGCGGGTCGCGACCTGACGGTGGTCGCCCATGAGCTGACGGCGCACACGCGCGCCGCACTCCTCGACGGGACGATCGACGCAATTCTCAACCAGGATGCCGGCCATGAGGTCAGGAGCGCTATCCGCGTCCTGAAGGCGAAGGCAGACGGGCTGCCTGTCATCGCCGCGCAGGAGCGCATCCGGCTCGACATATTTTTGAAGGACAATCTGCCCTGA